The Terriglobales bacterium DNA window GATTTCATAGGTGCTCGAGATATCGCTTGCCATGCGTGTAATGGAGAGCCCGGCATCATTCCACGCGATGTCCTGCACTTCCAGCGGCTCAACCTCGGCGAACTTGAGCCCGGCCTCCAGCAGCACCTCGTGCGCGCGGGGACCCTGCACGGCCAGCGATGTCAACTTGTCGGAAATGTCAGTGAGTTCGACGTCGTCCATGATGATGAACTTGTTCATTACCTCGAGCAGCTTTGGCGCCTGCCAGCGTGCGGTGTCGATCAGCAGGTACTCACCGCGATTGTAGACATACAGGTCGGCCAGGATGCGGCCCTGCGCATTGAGCAGAAAATTGTAGTTGCCGTGAGCGGCGACAAGGTCGCGGATGTTGTTGGTCACCATGCCGTTCATCCAGCGCACGCGATCCGACCCCGTGGCCACGATCTTGGCGCGCCAGCCCAGGTCGTAAATCGCCGCTCCCGAGCGGAGTTCCATGTACTCGCGGCGGGCATCGCCAAAGGAGATGGCGGTTTCCGCGCCCAGGTACTCGCCAAGGCGCGCCCCGGCAGAAACCATCCGCTCATGGAGTGCTGTGGTCGGCATAGCCAAACTGATGATTATAGTCGACCGTCGACCATCGACCGTCGACTCCTGTATCTTGTCTGCCGTGCCCGAGAGAAAGCGAATCGCCGTCGTTCCTGGCGACGGTATCGGCAAAGAAGTAACCGCGGAGGCGCTGAAGGTGGTGCGCGCCGCCGCCGCGCCCGTCGATTTCACCGAGCTCGATTGGGGCGCCGAGCTTTACCTGCGCGACGGCACCACCATTCCTCCGGAGGGCTTTGAGAAACTGGCGCGGGACTTCAATGCCGTCCTGGTTGGCGCGTTCGGTGATCCGCGCGTTCCCAGCAACATTCACGCCAAAGAAATCCTGCTCGGCATGCGCTTCAGGATGGACCTTTACGCCAATGTTCGCCCGGTTCGCCTGCTCGACGAGTGCCTCTGCCCACTCA harbors:
- a CDS encoding glycine cleavage T C-terminal barrel domain-containing protein, which encodes MPTTALHERMVSAGARLGEYLGAETAISFGDARREYMELRSGAAIYDLGWRAKIVATGSDRVRWMNGMVTNNIRDLVAAHGNYNFLLNAQGRILADLYVYNRGEYLLIDTARWQAPKLLEVMNKFIIMDDVELTDISDKLTSLAVQGPRAHEVLLEAGLKFAEVEPLEVQDIAWNDAGLSITRMASDISSTYEIWLAPASAAAVWDALVRGGAKPAGSEALEMFRLAAGIPQYGPDISERYLPQESDQEQALNFRKGCYIGQEIVERVHSRALLHRKLTGFEVDGPPPAPGTKIQQDGKEVGEITSALAVPGNHGDRTVALGYLRTEARNPGAELSVNGARAVVRLLPYKELAA